The following DNA comes from Sphingopyxis sp. BSN-002.
AACCGCGGTCGCGCATGCGCCGGTGCCGCACGCCTGTGTCAGTCCGACTCCGCGCTCCCAGACGCGAAGCTGGAGCTGGTTTTCGCCGTCGAGGCTCGCGACATTGACGTTGACGCGCTCAGGGAACAGCGGGTCGGTCTCGATCCGCGGGCCGAGTTCGTCGAGCGCGACGGCGTCGGCCTCGGGCACGAAGAAGATGATATGCGGATTGCCGACATTGACCGCCGCGCCATGTTCCAGTTCGTCCCACGCAACCGGCATGTCGCGCGTGTCCATCGGCATCGCGAGCGGGATATGCTCCCAGTCGAACACGGGTTCGCCGAGCACGACTTCGGCGCCGCCGTCGGCGGGGGTGACGCGGAGCATCCCGCCCAGCGTCTCGATCACGGCGGGCTGGCCGAGCAGGGTCGCGACGCAGCGCGTCGCATTGCCGCACGCCTCGACCTCGCCGCCGTCGGCGTTGAAGATGCGCATCTTCACATCGGCCTTGGTCGACGGTTCGAGCAGGATCAGCTGGTCGCAGCCGATGCCGTGACGCCGGTCGGCAATCGCGTGCGCACGCGCCGGCGTCATCTCGACGCTCTGCTCGCGCGCATCGATCACGACGAAGTCGTTGCCGAGGCCGTGCATCTTGGTGAAGCGGTCCGCCATAGCTCGCGCATGTAAGGGCGCGAGCGTGCGAAGTCTAGCGATGTGGGCCCTATGCCGTCTTGCGCAGCGGCTCTTCGCCCGCGCCGGGTGAGCCGCCCTGCGGCAGCGCCGGCGCGCGAAGCAGGCCGCGGTCGGCGAGCAGGCGCGCAGTGTCCTCGGCCGAGGTCGCCCGGCCATAATACCAGCCCTGCCCCTTCGAGCAGCCGAGCCGCGTCAGTTCGATCGCCGTCGCCTCGTCCTCGACGCCTTCGGCGGTGATCGGCATCGCAAGGCTCTCGCCAAGCCGCACGATCGCGACGACGATCGCCTGCGCGTCGGCGCTGCCGCGCATCGCGGCGATAAAGCTGCGGTCGATCTTAATCCGGTCGAAGGGGAGCGCGCGCAGATGCGACAGCGAGCTGTAGCCGGTGCCGAAGTCGTCGAGGCTGAGCGAGACGCCCTGATTCTTGAGACTGGTGACGATCGAGCGGACCAGCGGCAGATTCTCGAACAGCGAGCTTTCGGTGATTTCGACCTCGAGCTGGCTCGCGGGGAAGCCGACCTCGACGAGCAGCTTGGTAAGCTTCTGGCTGAACCACGGATCCTTGAGCTGCTGGGGCGAGATATTCACTGCGAGCATGATCGACGGATCCCAGCTCTTGGCCGCCTCCATCGCATGGCGGATCACCTGCAGCGACAATTCGCCGATCAATCCGCTCTCTTCTGCCACGGGGATGAAGCGCTCGGGCGGGATCAGGCCATATTCGGGCGATTCCCAGCGCATGAGCATCTCGAAGCCGAGCAGGCGGCCGCTCGCGATATCGACCTGCGGCTCGAAATGCGGAACGAATTCGCCGCGCGGCATGCCGTCGCGGATGCCGGTCTCGATCTGGTTGCGGACCTGCACCGCCATTTCCATGCCCTGTTCGAACCAGATGTGACGGTTCCGGCCTTCGTCCTTGCAATGATACATCGCGATGTCGGCCTGCCGGACCATCGTTTCCATCGTCATGCTGGCGTCGGTCGCGAGCGCGATACCGAGTGAGGCGCCGATGCGGATCTGCTGTGCGTCATGCGCGACGGTGGCTTCGAGCGTCGTCACAAGTTCGGCCGCGAGCGCGTCGATATTGCCGCGAACGCCGGGTTCGAACTGCAGCATCGCGACGAACTCGTCGCCGCCGAGGCGGGCTTTGGTCGCATTGGGGGGCAGCACCGCGCTGATGCGTTCGGCCGCGACCTGCAACACGCGGTCGCCCGCGGCATGGCCATGGATGTCGTTGACGGTCTTGAAGTGATCGAGATCGAGCAGGAAGAGTGCGACATGGCGGTGTTCGGCGGTCGCGGTCGCGATCATCTGCTGTCCCTTGGCCAGCAGTGCGCGGCGATTGAGAAAGCCCGTCAGCGGATCGGTATCGGCCAGATAGCGTGCGCGCTGTTCGGCGTCGGTGCGCTCGCGGATTTCGCGATTGAGATCTTCATAGCGGCGCCAACCGAACAGGATCAGCGCGATGTTCAGGATCAGCGCGACCGACAATACCTTGTCGGGGCCGCCGCCGATGCCGATCAGCCCGCGAACCACCGCCTGCATCACGCTGCCGCCGGTCCCCACGAACAGGACGATCGCCGCCACAACGATGCCCCCCGCGATGATATCCCGCTTCGCATCCTCGCTGCGGTTGCGAGGCTTCGGTTCCGCCATCATGTTTTCATTCCCCACCATCGCGCCCTTTATGGCGGGGAGCGGTGAACTTTGCGTTAAGTGCGGGCGCGACGCGGCGCTTGCGTTTCCGGGCGTTTTTGCGTAAAGGCGCCGCGTCCGGAGGCATATTGCACCCGGGCAGATACGACATCCGCGACGGAAAATACTGTCCACGGATACCGCTGGTTGGCGAGGTTTCGCTCACCGGCGTGTTTTGCGTTGCGGTCGTCAGAAGGGACTTTTTAGGCGCATGTTCGACAGTCTGAGCAATCGGCTTGGCGATGTTTTCGGGAAGCTCCGCGGCCGCGGCGCGCTGACCGAGGCCGACGTGCGCGCCGCGATGCGCGAAGTGCGAATCGCCCTTCTGGAAGCCGACGTCGCGCTGCCCGTCGTGCGCAGCTTCGTCGATCAGGTCACCGAACTGGCGATCGGCCAGAATGTCCTGCGCTCGGTCACCCCGGGACAGCAGGTCGTCAAGATCGTCAGCGACGCGCTGACCGAAATGCTCGGGTCGGAAACCGCCGAGCTCGAAATCGCCGTCACCCCTCCCGCCGTGATCATGATGGTCGGCCTTCAGGGGTCGGGTAAGACGACGACGACCGCGAAGATCGCGAAGCGCCTCAAGGAAAAAGAACGCAAGAAGGTGCTGATGGCGTCGCTCGACGTCAATCGCCCCGCGGCGCAGGAACAGCTTGCCGTCCTCGGCAGCCAGATCGATGTCGCGACCTTGCCGATCATCGCCGGCCAGCAGCCGGTCGAGATTGCCCAGCGCGCGATGCAGGCCGCGAAGCTTCAGGGTTTCGACGTCCTGATGCTCGACACTGCGGGCCGCCTCCACGTCGACCAGCAGCTGATGGACGAGATGCAGGCGGTGTCGCGCACGGCGAACCCGGCCGAGACGCTGCTCGTCGTCGACAGCCTGACGGGTCAGGACGCGGTACAGGTCGCGCAGCGCTTCACTGACCAGGTGCCCCTCACCGGCGTCGTGCTCACTCGTATGGACGGCGACGCGCGCGGCGGTGCCGCGCTGTCGATGCGCGCGGTGACCGGCAAGCCGATCAAATTTGCCGGTACGGGCGAAAAACTCGACGGGCTCGAACTTTTCCAGCCCTCGCGCATCGCGGGCCGCATCCTCGGCATGGGCGACGTCGTCAGCCTCGTCGAACGCGCGGCGGAGACCATCCAGGCCGAAGAGGCCGAGGCGATGGCGAAGAAGATGGCGAAGGGTCAGTTCGACCTCGACGATCTTCGGACCCAGCTCAACCAGATGCGCCGTATGGGCGGCATCGGTGCGCTTGCCGGGATGATCCCCGGGATGAAGAAGGCGCAGGCGGCGATGGCGCAGAGCGGCGCCGACGACAAGATGCTGATCCACTTCGACGCGATCATGGGGTCGATGACGCCGAAGGAGCGCGCGAAGCCCGAGATCCTGACTGCGAAGCGCAAGATCCGTATCGCGAACGGTTCGGGCACGACGGTGCAGCAGGTGAACAAGGTGCTGAAGATGCACCAGGAAATGTCCACCGCGATGAAGAAGATCCGCAAGATGGGCGGGCTCAAGGGCCTCGGCGCGCTGTTCGGCAAGGGCGGCGGCGGAATGGGCGGCCTCGGCGGCGGCGGCATGGGTGGCGGCGGCCTCGGCGGGCTTCCCGGTCTTGGCGGCGGAGCGATCCCGCCCGAACTCGCCAACCTGATGAATAAAAAGAAATAACCCGGACAACCAAGTTTAGACTCAGAAGGAAAATATCATGGCTACCTCCATTCGCCTTTCGCGCGGCGGTTCGAAAAAGCGCCCGTATTACAAGATCGTCGTCGCCGACTCGCGCAGCCCGCGCGACGGTCGCTTCATCGAGCGCATCGGCAGCTACAACCCGCTGCTTGGCAAGGATAATCCGGAGCGCGTGAAGCTCGACGCCGACCGTGCGAAGCATTGGCTGAGCGTCGGCGCGCAGCCGTCGGATCGCGTTGCCCGCTTCCTCGATGCCGCCGGCGTCAAGGAACGCGCCGCCCGCAACAACCCGAACAAGGGTGTCCCCGGCGAGAAGGCCAAGGAACGCGCCGAAGAGAAGGCCCAGAAGCTGGCTGACGCCGAAGAAGCGGCAGCTGCAGCCGCCGCCGCCCCGGCGCCGGAACCCGAAGCGGTTGAAGAAGCCGCTCCGGCCGAAGAAGCTGCTGCTCCCGAAGCTGCTGAATCGGACGCAACCGGTTCGGTGAAGAGCGAAGAAACCGCCGAAGCGGTTGCCGACGCCGTCGCCGAAGAAGTCCCGGCCGACGCGACCGCCGACGACGCGACTGCGATCGCCGAAGAGGTCGCCGAAGGCGGCCCGGTTGCTGAAGAAGCTGCTGCCGAAGAAGCGCCCGCTGAAGAAGCCGGCGAAGAAAAGGCCGAAGGCTAAGCCTTGGCCGACGCAAACCGCCCCGTCACCCTTGCCGCCATCGCCGGCGCGCACGGGGTGCGGGGCGAGGTGCGTCTCAAATTGTTCGGCGAAGGCGCGGAGAGCCTCCGCGCCTTTTCCGTTTTTAATGCCGGCGAGCGCAAGCTGACGCTGAAGTCGGTGCGCCCGGCGAACCAGGGCGCGGTGGCAACCTTCGCCGAGGTGACCGATCGCAGCGCGGCTGAAGCCTTGCGCGGCACCGTCCTCACCGTCCCGCGCTCGGCGCTGCCGGCGCTGGCCGACGGGGAATATTATCATCATGACCTGATCGGGCTGCCGTGTGTCTCGACCGACGGCGCCGCGATCGGCCATGTCGCCGCGGTCGAGAATTTCGGCGCGGGCGATATCCTCGAAATCGAGAAGGCGGCCGAGCCCGGCAGGAAACCGGTGCGCTTCATGGTGCCGATGAACGCGCAGGCGGTTCCGGCGTGGAGCGACGACGGCGTGACGATCGCCGCGGCGTTCGTCGAATAGCGGTCGGCTGCCTTATTCGTCTTCCCGGACCTGATCCGGGATCTATCTTCCAGCGCTGGCGAAAATGGACCCCGGGCCAAGTCCGGGGTGACGAAGGTGCCTTGATCGGCGATTGTCGGTTTTCCGCCATGCTGTTAGCCACGCAGTGATTGGCTATGGAGGGACTATGCGCAGGAAGACAGGTCTTGTTTTGGCGCTCATGCTGGCGGTTCCGATTCCCGCGTTCGCCCAGAACTCCACCGCCAAAACCTTCGACCAGCTCGCCCCCGAAATCGACGCGCTGTTCGCCAGATTCCAGGCCGACCAGCATGTTCCCGGCCTCGTCTATGGCGTCGTGAAGGACGGCAAGCTCGCCTATGTGAAAGGGCTCGGGGTCCAGAACATCGACAACAAGCGGCCGGTCACGCCCGACAGCCTGTTCCGCATCGCTTCGATGACCAAGGCGTTCACCGCGCTGTCGATCCTGAAGCTGCGCGACGACGGCAAGCTTCGCCTCGACGATCTTGCCGAAGATTATATCCCCGAGATGAAGGGCTGGACCTATCCGACGAAGGACAGTCCGCGTATCCGGATCCGCGACCTGCTGCAGCATGTCGGCGGTTTCGTCACCGACGATCCGTGGGGCGACCGCCAGCAGGTGCTGCCGCAAGACGAATTCACGAAGATGATCGCGGCGGGGGTGCCGTTCAGCCGCGTCCCGCAGGCGGCCCATGAATATTCGAACTTCGGCTATGCGCTGCTCGGCCGGATCGTGTCGAAGGCATCCGGGATGGCGTACACGGACTATGTCCGCCAGACGATCCTGACCCCGCTCGGCATGACGAGCAGCGGCTATGACGCGCCGCACGCACCCAAGGCGCGCACGGCGCTCGGCTATCGCTGGGAGAATGAGCGCTGGACCGCCGAACCCGAGATGGTCGACGGCGCGTTCAATTCGATGGGCGGGCTGCAGGTCAGCGCGAACGATTATGCAAAGTGGGTCGCCTTCCTGCTGTCCGCCTGGCCTGCGCGCGACGATGCGGACAATGGTCCGGTCAAGCGATCAACGGTGCGCGAGATCGCGCAGGGGCTGAACTTCGTTTCGGTCACGACCCGCAACGGATCGAGCGGCGCGACCGCGTGCAAGCAGGCCTCCGCTTATGGCATGGGCTGGCGCGTCGCGCAGGACTGCGACCTTGGCCTGACGCTTGCCCATGGCGGCGGCTATCCCGGATATGGCAGCCATGTGATGCTGATGCCCGACTATGGCGTGGGCGTCTTTGCTTTGTCGAACCGTACCTATGCGGGGCCATCGGCTCCGGCGTGGGATGCCGCAGTCGCGATGGACCGTGCGGGGCTGCTCGAAAGCCGGCCGGTGCCGGTGTCTCCGGCGGTTGCCGAGATGTATGCGGCATCGAAGGCGGCCTATGCGGCCGGCACTCTGGAGCCGCTCAAGGGCAGGCTGGCGATGAATTTCCTGATGGACCGCTCGGCGGAAAACTGGGCCGCCGAATTTGCCAGGCTGAAGGCAGAGGTCGGCGAATGCCCCGCGGATGAGCCGCTGGCGCCGACGGGCGCGATGTCCACCGCGTTTCGCCTCAATTGCGAAAAGGGCAAGCTTGACGGGGCACTCCTGCTCGCGCCGACGAATCCCGTAACTGTCCAGGCGCTCCGGTTTCGGGTCGCGCCCTAGCGCTTTCGGCCTGCCGCCCCTTTGCAAGGGGGTGGGGCGGCAGGCCCGCGCCGCTGCTCAGCGACGTTTCGTGATCCGCACCGGAACTGCTGCTCGCTTGGCGAGGCGGCGCGCCGGGACGGCGCAATCGAAATAGGCGTCTTCGCCCGGTGCATGGATCGGCGTGACAAGCTCGGCGAAGCGGCGGAATGCCGCTTTCAGCCACTGGATCCCGCGATCGAGATCGGCGCTCAGGCGTTCGTGCCCATGCGTCCAGCTGCGCATGAAATGTTCTTCCATCATCGCTTTTCTCCTTTCTGGCGTGTGCCCTTCAAATGCGCCCCCGGACGCCGCAAAGCCAACAAAAGCTCTGGCATATATCATAAGGCAGACTTATATATTGGGCATGTCGAAACTGCCGCCGCTTGCCGCCGTTCGCGCCTTCGAAGCCGCCGCTCGCCTCCAGAATTTCTCGCGCGCTGCCGACGAGCTCGGCATGACGCAAGCAGCGGTAAGC
Coding sequences within:
- a CDS encoding EAL domain-containing protein translates to MVGNENMMAEPKPRNRSEDAKRDIIAGGIVVAAIVLFVGTGGSVMQAVVRGLIGIGGGPDKVLSVALILNIALILFGWRRYEDLNREIRERTDAEQRARYLADTDPLTGFLNRRALLAKGQQMIATATAEHRHVALFLLDLDHFKTVNDIHGHAAGDRVLQVAAERISAVLPPNATKARLGGDEFVAMLQFEPGVRGNIDALAAELVTTLEATVAHDAQQIRIGASLGIALATDASMTMETMVRQADIAMYHCKDEGRNRHIWFEQGMEMAVQVRNQIETGIRDGMPRGEFVPHFEPQVDIASGRLLGFEMLMRWESPEYGLIPPERFIPVAEESGLIGELSLQVIRHAMEAAKSWDPSIMLAVNISPQQLKDPWFSQKLTKLLVEVGFPASQLEVEITESSLFENLPLVRSIVTSLKNQGVSLSLDDFGTGYSSLSHLRALPFDRIKIDRSFIAAMRGSADAQAIVVAIVRLGESLAMPITAEGVEDEATAIELTRLGCSKGQGWYYGRATSAEDTARLLADRGLLRAPALPQGGSPGAGEEPLRKTA
- the dapF gene encoding diaminopimelate epimerase; translated protein: MADRFTKMHGLGNDFVVIDAREQSVEMTPARAHAIADRRHGIGCDQLILLEPSTKADVKMRIFNADGGEVEACGNATRCVATLLGQPAVIETLGGMLRVTPADGGAEVVLGEPVFDWEHIPLAMPMDTRDMPVAWDELEHGAAVNVGNPHIIFFVPEADAVALDELGPRIETDPLFPERVNVNVASLDGENQLQLRVWERGVGLTQACGTGACATAVAAIRAGKVQSPVTVSLPGGDLIIRWAPGEPIVMSGAATRVYDGETDWTRFG
- the rimM gene encoding ribosome maturation factor RimM (Essential for efficient processing of 16S rRNA); its protein translation is MADANRPVTLAAIAGAHGVRGEVRLKLFGEGAESLRAFSVFNAGERKLTLKSVRPANQGAVATFAEVTDRSAAEALRGTVLTVPRSALPALADGEYYHHDLIGLPCVSTDGAAIGHVAAVENFGAGDILEIEKAAEPGRKPVRFMVPMNAQAVPAWSDDGVTIAAAFVE
- the ffh gene encoding signal recognition particle protein — encoded protein: MFDSLSNRLGDVFGKLRGRGALTEADVRAAMREVRIALLEADVALPVVRSFVDQVTELAIGQNVLRSVTPGQQVVKIVSDALTEMLGSETAELEIAVTPPAVIMMVGLQGSGKTTTTAKIAKRLKEKERKKVLMASLDVNRPAAQEQLAVLGSQIDVATLPIIAGQQPVEIAQRAMQAAKLQGFDVLMLDTAGRLHVDQQLMDEMQAVSRTANPAETLLVVDSLTGQDAVQVAQRFTDQVPLTGVVLTRMDGDARGGAALSMRAVTGKPIKFAGTGEKLDGLELFQPSRIAGRILGMGDVVSLVERAAETIQAEEAEAMAKKMAKGQFDLDDLRTQLNQMRRMGGIGALAGMIPGMKKAQAAMAQSGADDKMLIHFDAIMGSMTPKERAKPEILTAKRKIRIANGSGTTVQQVNKVLKMHQEMSTAMKKIRKMGGLKGLGALFGKGGGGMGGLGGGGMGGGGLGGLPGLGGGAIPPELANLMNKKK
- a CDS encoding serine hydrolase domain-containing protein, with the protein product MRRKTGLVLALMLAVPIPAFAQNSTAKTFDQLAPEIDALFARFQADQHVPGLVYGVVKDGKLAYVKGLGVQNIDNKRPVTPDSLFRIASMTKAFTALSILKLRDDGKLRLDDLAEDYIPEMKGWTYPTKDSPRIRIRDLLQHVGGFVTDDPWGDRQQVLPQDEFTKMIAAGVPFSRVPQAAHEYSNFGYALLGRIVSKASGMAYTDYVRQTILTPLGMTSSGYDAPHAPKARTALGYRWENERWTAEPEMVDGAFNSMGGLQVSANDYAKWVAFLLSAWPARDDADNGPVKRSTVREIAQGLNFVSVTTRNGSSGATACKQASAYGMGWRVAQDCDLGLTLAHGGGYPGYGSHVMLMPDYGVGVFALSNRTYAGPSAPAWDAAVAMDRAGLLESRPVPVSPAVAEMYAASKAAYAAGTLEPLKGRLAMNFLMDRSAENWAAEFARLKAEVGECPADEPLAPTGAMSTAFRLNCEKGKLDGALLLAPTNPVTVQALRFRVAP